The genomic window CAGATCTACATCCCGTTGCTGGACATGCTCAATATGGAGGAATCCAGGCCGATAGCGATCGCCTTCGATATTTTGTTCACCTCAGCGAGCGACCCCCAAAGCGATGAAGCGTTAGCCCGCACGTTGGCCGAATACGACAATATCATCATGCCTTCCTATGCGAACATCGAAGACGAGTACAACCGCAAAGCGGTTTCTTTCGGAGAAGACGGCGCGCTGCAGGCGGACAATTGGACGCATCCGATCCCGATTTTTGCGGAGGTGACAGAACGGGCGCACATTAATGCGAGACTGGATTCCGACGGCGTCATACGCCGCAATTGGCTGCAAATCAATACAGGCGACGGCACGCCAATTTATTCGATGGCATTCAAGATGGCGCAGATGGGCAACATCCCTGTTGAGAGCTACCTCGGGCGGAATCAGCATAAGGAGATTCTGATCGATTTCCAAGCTACCTCGAATGATTTCTTGCACATTCCGTTTGTTTCTGTGTTGAACGGAGAAGTGCCTCCAGAAATATTCAAGGACCGCTACGTCCTGATCGGCTTTACTGCAGTCGGTTACGATACGGGACAAACAGCTATCGAACAAGAAATGAAGCTGGTCTACGCGCATGCCAACATCCTGAACCAGCTCCTTGCACAGACATACATAAGCATGGCGCCCAATCTGTACTCGGCTGTAACAGTATTGGCCATGATCCTGCTCGCCCTATGGTTTACCTGGCGGTTCAAGACGCTGCACAGCGTGCTTATCTTCATGGGGACAGCTGCTGCTCTGCTGATCGGACAATATTATATCTTCAAGCATTTCGGCCTCTATGTGGATACGGTAAATCCGCTGGTCGCGTTAAGCTTGACTTACTTGTACAATGTCTCGATCAAAGCTTACTTTGAAGCGCGTCAGCGCAGCTTCATCACGAAGCAGTTCGGGCGATATTTGTCACCTGAACTAGTCAGGGAAATTGCTAGAAGCGATCAGGAAATTCAGCTGGGCGGCATCCATAAGGAGCTGTCGATTCTCTTCCTGGACGTTCGGGGATTCACGACGCTGTCGGAGCAGATGAAGCCTGAAGAAGTCGTAGGATTCTTGAACATGATGTTCGATTTGATTACGACTAAAGCCTTGGACAACAAGGGAACCATTGACAAGTTTATTGGAGACGCCGCGATGATTCTGTATAACGCTCCGCTCGATGTGCCGAATCATGCCTATTGCGCAGTGAAGACCGCGTATGACATTCAGGAGGGCATGAAGCAGGTACGTAAAGAAATCGAGGAGCAGTATGGCGCATCCATAAGCGTTGGCATTGGCATCCATACCGGTGAAGTAGTCGTTGGGAATATCGGGTCCTTTCTGCGTGTCGACTATACGGCGATCGGCGACAATGTAAACGTTGCCGCTCGAATTGAATCCAACACTACTGCCAATCAGGTTCTCGTGTCCGAGGAAACCTACGCGCTCACGAAGGATTACTTCGATTACCAATGTGTGGGCGAGCGCATGATGAAAGGCAAGACGATTGCCGTGAAGCTGTATGAAGTCACGGGAATTAAGAAAAGGTTAGCAATTGCGGACTGAGTGAAGTTTTCTCAAAGCGCGCTTTGTCCGTTTGCTATAAAAATTGATGAAGGTTTGCATTAGCATTGCAATTATTTTACTAGTTAAGGAGTTTGAGGCGGAATGACTGGAATCAAGATGAAACGCTGGATAGCCGCGATGGTGAGCGTCGTCATGCTGTACGGCTTGCTCGCAGGCGCGTTCGCCCCGCAGGCGGATGCGGCGACAGCGAGGATAGCCAAGATTGTCAGCGTCACCGGTGACGTGCAGATCACGAAATCCGGCGGAACAAAACCGTACAAGGCTTTCTCGGGCCTGTACCTGAACCAAGGAGACCACATTAAGACCGGGAAGAACAGCAGCCTCGTTTTGGAGGTAGAAGACCGCAAAGATGAAGTGACGGTTGGCGCTAATGCGGAATTGTATGTTTCCCAACTAAAAGAAGACGACGGCAGCAAGAATACGAGCTTAAAAGTATGGTCCGGCTCCGTGTGGACGAAGGCTTCTTCGCTTGTGGATACGAAGGATACGTTCGAAGTGGAGACACCGACGGCTGTCATGGGCGTTCGCGGCACGCAGTTTTCCGTAAATGTCGATCCAAAGACAGGACGAATGAGCGTAACCGTCAATGCGGGCATTGTTCAGGTTCATCCTTCCATTCCTTCACCCGGATCATCGAGAAATGCTGATGGAAATGCCCCAATAGTTCCGAGCAACCCTATTACTTCTGTCTTCCCTGGCATGCAGGCTGATGTTTATGAGAATCCGCTGTCGGGGGATATTTCCCATGTACTGAGTTACTTGGATCTCGACGATCTGGCGGGCTTAGCTGATCCAGCTATTATTGAAGCAATGATTCGCAATAAGAATGTTGCCGATCAAGAGAACGAGAAGTTATTGGAAAAATTCAAACAAGACCTTGACAATCATACACCGCCCGGATTGGATTTGGACGAGCAGGAACAGTTGGATAATTATCGTGAAATGCTGGATCACTTAACCGGCAATATCTTGAAGACGGCGATCGAAAAAGGAACAGTCGATGAGCAGACCATTGAGGATATTGTCAACAAAACTCAGCAGCAGATCGGTAGTGAGTTCGAGCTGGACTACAAGAATCCGCCAGCGCCCAAGCTGACGAGTCAACAGCAAGCTATGAAGGAACGGGCACTGGAAGAGAAGCGCAGGCAGCAACAGCAACTGCAGCAGAAAGAGCAGATGAAAGAACAGCAGCGCCAGAATCAACAAAATTTGCTTAATCAGATAATGCAAGAGCAACAGCGACAGCAGGAGCAAAATGAACAGAAGGCTGAACAAAAACAACAAAACGCACTTGACAAATATTTGAACAGCTTGACAGAACAAGAGAGAGAGCGCTTGCTGAAGGAAATCGAAGCCCGGGAAAATGCGCAGAACCAACAACCGACCTCGCCTTCTGGCGGAGGAGGGTCCAGCTCTCCAGGCCGGCCTTCCCCACCAGCCAATACCGGCACGGAGTTGAACGGCACCGGCATATACACCGGATCCGTGACAGCCAGAGTCAATTCCGGGAACGCAACCTATGGTCCCGTCTCAGGCATGCGGACTATCGACGGCAATGTGACGATCACAGGCAACACCTCTGGCGATATCGCATTGCGTAATTTAATGATTGCAGGCGATCTGATTGTGGATGCGACAAATGCTTCTGTATTATTGCAGGAAACCGTTGTGGTTGAAGGCGAAACAATCATACGGGATGTGAGCTCCCGCACGTTGACTAGCCAAGCGACTCATGGCGGAAAGCTCGAAGTGCAGGACAGCAATGGCGCCGGACTGCATCTGAGCGGCGCCGCCAGCGAAGCGCTTGTAGACATCACAGGCGATGGGGAAGTGGCGCTGCGCGGTGAATTCCTCCATTTGGTGAAGGTGACCGGCGCCGCTATGCTGAAGATCGATGCAGATGCGCGTATAAGCCAATTGGAAATTCTGAGCAGTGATGCTCAACTGGAGAACGAAGGCTGGATCGGGGACATTCTTTATCCTTCCGATCTGGAAGTGCACGGTTCCGTTCTGCTAGAAGTGGAAAAGATTATCCAACGCAAGATTGCAGCTGTGAATGCGGCAGATTCACTGGATAGTATGAGAGAAGCGCTGCATGCGCTCGGGCTTGGCCATGAGATGTCTGAGGCCGCGATTGAATACATGCTCGCACATCGCCCGGAAACTGGCTTCTCCACTTATGAACAGATTCTAAAAGCTGTTCAGCAGGCGATCGATCATGAAGTTCCCGGAACTGAGCCTTATGTGGCCTATTTCGGATCATCACCGATAATGGATCCTTCCGCGATCAAAGTCGAGGTGGCGGGAGCGGATGTCTTGTACGCACTGGATATGCACGCTCTGGTAGCGTCGTCTACGCCGAATTTGAATCCGGATGTAAGCTTGCTGGAGAAGATGGTCACAGACGGCATAGCGAAGAAGTTCAACGTACCATCGGGGCAGACGTCGATGAATCTGAATTTGTCCCCGTTAACGTCGTACTATCAGGTGAACTTGATCATCTTTGCTGCACGAGGCGATCAGGTTTCGAAACCGACAAGGTCTATTGCGGTTCCAGGCGAAGATGTGTACTTCGGCAACATTAACGGCTCAGTGACATTAACCGAACCCGCGCCAGCTGGCGGAGTGCGCGTCATGGTGTTTGCGCGCTACAGCTATGAGTATGAATGGTCTCTGCGGCAACCGATTATGGATGAAGCAGCGGATGTTTCCTTAGAGAACTACACGTTTGTAGACATAGCGGAAGGCGAGACCGCCGCTAGCTACAACCTGCGGGTGAACCGGTATGGCAGCAGCTACGTTGTCGGATACAGCATCGTATCGGAATTGCCGGAAGACAGTCTGCTGCTGAAGCAAGGATATGCCGGACATGATGACACGATGGTATCCTATGCACATGCAGAGCAGGCCCGCTTTATCCATTTTCCGCACCAGACTGAAGACGAACCTGTAGAGCAGGTATCTCTTACCGTTGCCTCAGGTGTGGCGGTGACCGGTACGGTGCAGGTGCACGCGAACAAGCTCGGAGGAAGCGACACCGTATATGTGCTGGCAGAGAACGAGCAAGGACAAGCAGGTTTTGCCAGTGTGGCCGTCACGGGAACAGCTCCTGTACCATTCAAGGTGATTGCGCCGGAAGGCTCATCGTATCGGATGCTATATTTCTTGTCGAACGAATATGTGCTTGACAATGCGTACTACTATGGAGAAGCCGGCGCCTATACGCGGAATCTGCAACAGGCCGCATGGGTGGACAGCGCAGACAGCGTCAATCTGGTGCTGCCAGACGATGAGATTTCGATTGCGCCGCTAGAATTCTCGGAAACTGGCTTTGGCTTTACTTTTACGCCTATTGAAGGAGCGGATCAGTACCAGTTCAAGCTGTATGACGAATATGGGACGAGGTTCTGGCTGACGCCTGAATCCGTAACAGCTGAGGAAGCGGCTGCTTCTCAATTCACCATCTATATCGATGAACTCATGAGTGAAAGAGAAGAGGGGCTCATGCCGAATCGCACCTATTATTTGTCGGTTGCGGCTTATGCAGACGAAGGAAGCGGGCTGGTTGCAGCAGGTGTAGGCAGGATGTATTCCGGCGTGCTTTACAGCAAACCGTATGTGTTATCATCCGCACCGTTTGAGAATTCGCAAGCTGTGCCGACTGATGCGATTTTCACGCTTACCTACAATGAACCTGTGACAGTCAGCCAGATCGACAATGGCTTCGTCCTTCTTTCCAGCGACGGCATCCCGACCGTGGGTGTGAGTGCTGAAGTACAAGGGGATGGAACGAAAGTGATCGTCAGCTTTGATCAGGAATTGGTTGCGGACAGCTATTATATTCTGCAGGCAAATCCGCGGGCGGTCAGGAACAGTCATGGGGTTTCCAGCGGGTTGTTCGAGCTGGCTTTCCACACAGCTATAACCAATGTGCAAGTTCCATCTGTTACGAGCACGGTTTATGAGGATTCGCTCCATGTGTCCTGGGTAGCAGACGGCTCGATGGCGGTTACCCGGTATGATGTGTGGGTGAACAATGAATGGAAAGGCACGACAGAGGGGACGTCGTTTGACCTGGCCGGGCAATTCGCCGCGACGGATTTGGCCATCCTGGTTCGTGCCTACGATGGTCAGACTGTCGTAGCCGAAACCGAGCTGTTTCCTGCTTTCAATCCTGTCAGATACTTCAATGCCCAAGCCGGCTTTTATGATGGAATCATTCTCTTCTTTGAATTTGAAGAGGTAGCAGGAGCGGCAAGCTATGTGATTTACAACGATCTTTACGGGTCTGGTCAAATGAATCGAACGGTAAAATCTGAGCCGGGTCAGGTACAGGTCAACACCCCAGGCAGAGTCATCATTATCGCTGTTGATGAAACCGGGCGAGTTATGGCGAAGTCGGAGATCCAGTATACAATTGATTATCAATCTATATAGGATGATGTCGCTAATCCATCCCTAAATAATGGAACCAAAGGAGCTTTTCCATGCAAAAGATAAAGAAGAAGATGATCGTGAGCATCTTGTCGCTATCCCTGTGTTGGCCATCTGCCTTGTTTGCCGCTTCCCCTTCGGAAGGACTGCGCGGCACGAACGGTGAGATTTTGTCTCAGGTGAATAGCTTGGCCGGTTCGAGTGAATTCGGAGATAGGGACGGGGCTGCCTTGAGCGCCTCGTTCCGAAACCCCGCAAGCGTAGCCGTTGCGTCTGACGGGACGATCTATATCGCAGATACGGATAACCAGCTGATCCGAAAGCTGAAGAACGGCACTGTAGAGAGCTTCGCGGGGAATACATTGCTTGAGGACGAGCGCGGATTGCCGATAGGCGCCCTGCTGGATGGCGCAGGCGAAGCTTCCTCCTTCTCCAAACCGCATGGTTTGGACGTGGATGCGCGCGGCAATGTGTATGTAGCGGATGCCGACAATCATGCCATACGTAAAATCACGCCGAACGGAACAGTGACAACCCTGGCAGGCAACGGCGTGCTGGGCGATGAGGACGGCAGGGGCAAGGCGGCGGCGTTTTATTCGCCTACGGACGTCGCAGTAACTGCGGACGGCGTTGTATACGTGGCGGATACGCTGAATCATGCGATTCGCAAAATTACGCCGGACGGCACCGTTACGACGCTCAATGCGATGGCTGAACGTCTGATGGAATGGGCGCCAGGATATGTAGAATCAGCCGGCAGCTTTGCGGATGGTCCGTTGGCAGAAGCGGCCTTCAATGAGCCTTCCGGACTGGCATTGGACGAGCGCGGGAATTTGTATGTGAGCGATACGGGAAATCAGCTGATTCGCTACATCGATTTGCAAAATGGAACGGTCTCAACGGTAGCGGGACTTGTGCGTAATCCGATGTACCAGGGAAGCGAGCCGTATGCCCCGGGAGGTTACGTGAATGGCGCTGCCCTGCAAGCGCAGTTCCATTCCCCTAGAGGCATAGCGGTCACGGCAGAAGGCGGCCTCGTCATTGCCGACAGCATGAACCATGCGATCCGGTATTTGCACAACGGTCAAGTGATCACATTGGCAGGGGCATTGGAAGAGAAGTACGGCGATCAAAATGGCATCAACGGCCTCAACCGGCTGCATGCTCCTAGCGGCGTGGCTGTACAGCGGGACGGGAGTATCCTGATTGCAGACAGCTACAACAACAAGGTCAGAGTATGGTCTTTGTATACGCACCCGGAACAGGTGGAGGCGAATGGCAGCATCCACGTTGTCTTGAATGGACAGGTAGTCACATTCGATGCGCAGCCGGAAATCGCCAATGCCCGCACAATGGTGCCGGTGCGCGCGATCGGGGAAGCGCTGGGCTATGAGGTGGAATTTGAGGGCACTTCAGTGAAGCTTAGCCTGGATGACAAATCTGTGACGCTGCAGCTTGACGACACGCAGATTGCAATCGAAGCGGCAGGCGAAGAGCCAAATCGCCGCTTCATGGATGTCGCGCCGTATGCCAAGGATGGCCGCACTTACGTGCCGCTGCGTTTCTTCAGTGAAGAGTTTGGAATGGATGTCCAGTGGGATGCGGACACTCGAACAGCGATCCTGCGGGAGAAAATGTTCGATTAAACAAAGAGCATCTCGGTAAAAAGGGAGCTGCCTGAAGTTGAAACCGACTTCGGGCAGCTCCCTTGTAGTTTTGTTGAACAGTGACGCCTGTCAGCTTGCTCAATCCAAGATGATTAATACGGACAGCGCAATGACGAGGACAGCGAAGACGGAAGCAATCCATGCAATGGCTTTCGTATTGACTTGCTCCTGCTGCTGTCTCCGTTCGAAGTACGTTGGTTTACGCTTGGCCATAGGAATCTTTCCTTTCATGACGGGATAATTTAAACATAATGGAACCGCATTCATCCTGTCAATGTCATCAAGTATCAGGAGACGAATATCTCTTCCTTTTTGCATGCATTTCCGATAAACTGACAGGTAGGACAAACTTCGAGATCGGAAACAGAAATAGTTGTTTCAGGCATGAGAAACGGGGGAAGCATCAATGATTTACCGCCATATGGCCAAGCCGCTGCTGTTTAAGCTGCAGCCGGAGACTGCGCATCATCTTGTAATAGGAGGACTGAAGTCGGCCTCTCATGTTCCGGGCGTCGAACAGCTGCTTGCCCGCACTTATCGCACGAAGGAACAGCCTGCTTTGGCCGTCCGGCAATTCGGGCTGCGCTTCAGCAATCCGATTGGACTGGCGGCAGGATTGGACAAGAATGCGGAAGCGGTACGCGGGTTTTCCGCGCTCGGTTTCGGCTTCATCGAGGTCGGAACTGTAACGCCAAAGGGGCAGCCGGGCAACGAGAAGCCGCGCAGCTTTCGTCTTCCTCCGGATGAGGCGTTGATTAATCGAATGGGCTTCAACAATGAAGGCGCGGAAGCGATGGCCCGTCGTTTGGAACGGCTGGGGAAGCGCAGAATACCGATAGCCGTCAATATTGGCAAGAACAAATCTACGCCGAATGAGCAGGCGCCGGATGACTACCGGGCTTGTATCCAGGCGCTTTATCCATATGGCGATTTTTTTGTCGTGAATATAAGCTCGCCGAATACGCCGGGGCTGCGCAATCTGCAGCACGGGGATGATTTGTCTCAACTATTGGCTGCTGTGCTTGATGAGATGGAGAAGCAGCATAAGGCGCTTGGCTATGCCGGAGAGGTGAAGCCGGTACTGGTGAAGATAGCGCCCGATTTGGAGAATGACGAGCTCGGCTACACGCTGGAGACGATTGCCGGCAGCGGGGTATCGGGTCTTATCGCAACGAATACGACGTTGTCCAGGGAAGGATTGCGCCACAGCAATCGGGAAGAGGCCGGCGGATTAAGCGGGAAGCCGCTGAGGGATAAGTCCACGGCAGTTATCCGGGAAGCTTACCGCTTGACGGGCGGCAAGCTTCCGATCATCGGATCGGGCGGCATTTTTGCTGCAGCAGACGCATATGAAAAAATACGTGCCGGCGCTTCGCTCGTCGAAGTGTATACGGCGTTTATTTATCATGGCCCAGGCTTGATCAAGCAGCTGAACGAAGGACTGGCGGCGTTGATGAAGCAAGACGGATTTGCATCGATTGCCGAGGCGGTCGGGGCGGACCATCGTTGATCGATCATGGATTATAATCGAAGCTGATCCGCTCCGGGCTGAGCAGGCATGCGCAAATGCCGGGCAAGGGGACTGAGGCGAGGCCAGATCTTCATCTTCTGGAGAAGGACGATTGGAGGCAAGCGTATGGATGGCAGAGACTGGGGGAAATTCCTGCTCCCCTATGAGCAAACGGTGGAAGAACTGAAGGTGAAATTCAAGACACTGCGGACAGAATTGAAAAAACGCGAGGAGTTTTCCCCGATTGAATTTGTAACCGGCCGCGTAAAGCGCATCTCCAGCATTTTGGAAAAGGCCAAGCGTTTGCATGTGCCGATGGATAAGTTGGAAACCGGTATTGAGGATATAGCTGGCATTCGCATCATGTGCCAGTTCGTCGAGGATATTGAGCGGGTAGCGTCCATTATTCGCGAACGGGAGGACATGATACTTGTCTATGAGAAGGACTACATCGCGAATACGAAGGAAAGCGGCTATCGCAGCTACCATATGATCGTGGAATATCCGGTGCAGACAGGGCTGGGCATGAAGCGGGTGCTCGCAGAAATCCAGATCCGGACGCTAGCGATGAATTTTTGGGCGACGATCGAGCATTCCCTGAACTATAAGTATCGGGAAAGCCTGCCCAAGGAGCTGCGCATCCGCTTGAAGAAGGCGGCAGAGGCCGCATTCAAGCTGGACGAGGAGATGTCCAGCATCCGTGAAGAGATCATACGCGCCCAACAGCTGTTCGAGGATCGCTCCAATCTTGTTTCCACCATCTTGTCTGACATCCAGGAGCTGTATTTCTATCATCGCATCCGCGAAGCGGTGACGTTCCAGCTTCAGTTCAACGAGCTGTGGGATAATGAAGACATATGGGGCCTCAAGACGCTGTCCGAGCAAATTCGTGCTTCCCTGGCGCGCGCGCAAAAGGAGCAGACATGAGCAGCTATGACAAGCTATATGTAGCCTTCCTCCGGTATTTCAACGTGGAGCGCGATTATTTCGAATGTCACGAGGTGATGGAGGAACTGTGGCTCGAGGAGGGGAGAAAGCCTTTTTACCAAGGATTGCTCCAGGTAGCCGTCGGCTTGTATCATTTCGAAAATGGCAATATCAGCGGATCGATCAAGCTGTTTGAAGCGGGGATTGACAAGCTCCGAGGAAGCGTGGAGGAGCAAGCCGGCATAGATATCGGCGCGATACTGGACGATTCGCAGCATTATGTGGAGAAGCTTCGCCGGTATGAAGAAGCCCCTTTTGCCTTCTATGATTTGAACATCCGCATCACCGATCCGGTGCTGGAGCAGGCGGTACAAGAGTTAGAGCTGTAGGAGAGAAACGAATAAGCCTTGCGGGGAAGCTGCCCTGCGAGGTTTTTTGGCGTGCGCTCGTATGGTGCGACACTTGAAGCATATCGGCAAGATGCAGGATGACTAGGCTCGGTTCGAACAGGGCAGTATAAGGGAAAATGCGGCAGGCGCCGCAGGACGTACTGGTCTGAAGGAGGGTCATCAGCATGCAGCAGAGAGACCAATGGGGCAGCCGGTTAGGCTTTATATTGGCGGCGGCTGGCTCGGCAATCGGGCTGGGCAACATTTGGCGCTATCCTTATGTGGTGTATGCCAATGGCGGAGGAGCTTTTCTCATCCCTTATTTTTTCGCTTTGATTACCGCCGGCATCCCCATATTGCTGCTCGAATTTGGTATTGGGCGCTTTGCGCGGGGGTCAGCGCCCTTGTCGCTGCGCAGACTGTCCAGACGATTTGAATGGCTAGGGTGGTGGCAGGTGCTGATCTGCTTCGTCATTACAACCTATTACGTAGCCATAGTGGCCTGGTCGGTCAGCTATTTTTTTTACGCATTTGACTTGAGCTGGGGAGAGAACACAGAAGCTTTTCTGTATGGGAGCCATCTCGGGCTGCCCGAGCAGGCGCTTACGGAACAGGGCTGGCAGTTCGGAGGGATGCAGTGGAAAGTGCTGCTGCCAATGCTCGCAGTATGGGCCGGTATCTATTATGTGCTCTACTTGGGCGTGCAGCGCGGGATCGAGCGCATGAGCAAATGGTTTATTCCGCTGCTGCTGGTGATGATGATCGCCTTCGTTATCCGGGCGGTGACGCTCCCGGGTGCGGTGGGCGGGCTCAATCACTTGTTCACGCCGGATTTCGCCAAGATTCTGCCGCCGCTGTTAGGCGGGAACAACCCGGAGTGGCACAGTGTCTGGCTGGCCGCCTACGGGCAAATCTTCTTCAGCCTGTCCATTGCATTCGCGATCATGATCACATACAGCAGCTATATGGATCGTGGACAGGAGGTCAACAACAGCGGGATCATTATGGCATTCAGCAACAGCGGTTTTGAGTATTTGGCCGCTATCGGCGTCTTTGCTGCGATCGGCTTCATGGCACA from Xylanibacillus composti includes these protein-coding regions:
- a CDS encoding DUF309 domain-containing protein, translating into MSSYDKLYVAFLRYFNVERDYFECHEVMEELWLEEGRKPFYQGLLQVAVGLYHFENGNISGSIKLFEAGIDKLRGSVEEQAGIDIGAILDDSQHYVEKLRRYEEAPFAFYDLNIRITDPVLEQAVQELEL
- a CDS encoding stalk domain-containing protein: MQKIKKKMIVSILSLSLCWPSALFAASPSEGLRGTNGEILSQVNSLAGSSEFGDRDGAALSASFRNPASVAVASDGTIYIADTDNQLIRKLKNGTVESFAGNTLLEDERGLPIGALLDGAGEASSFSKPHGLDVDARGNVYVADADNHAIRKITPNGTVTTLAGNGVLGDEDGRGKAAAFYSPTDVAVTADGVVYVADTLNHAIRKITPDGTVTTLNAMAERLMEWAPGYVESAGSFADGPLAEAAFNEPSGLALDERGNLYVSDTGNQLIRYIDLQNGTVSTVAGLVRNPMYQGSEPYAPGGYVNGAALQAQFHSPRGIAVTAEGGLVIADSMNHAIRYLHNGQVITLAGALEEKYGDQNGINGLNRLHAPSGVAVQRDGSILIADSYNNKVRVWSLYTHPEQVEANGSIHVVLNGQVVTFDAQPEIANARTMVPVRAIGEALGYEVEFEGTSVKLSLDDKSVTLQLDDTQIAIEAAGEEPNRRFMDVAPYAKDGRTYVPLRFFSEEFGMDVQWDADTRTAILREKMFD
- a CDS encoding CHASE2 domain-containing protein yields the protein MKKRIRKYIIYGNALVVLLCFVLFMFQVFLTLERSLYEFDLKRTASHAPHEDIVVIGIDEHSLQALGSFPWDRQIYIPLLDMLNMEESRPIAIAFDILFTSASDPQSDEALARTLAEYDNIIMPSYANIEDEYNRKAVSFGEDGALQADNWTHPIPIFAEVTERAHINARLDSDGVIRRNWLQINTGDGTPIYSMAFKMAQMGNIPVESYLGRNQHKEILIDFQATSNDFLHIPFVSVLNGEVPPEIFKDRYVLIGFTAVGYDTGQTAIEQEMKLVYAHANILNQLLAQTYISMAPNLYSAVTVLAMILLALWFTWRFKTLHSVLIFMGTAAALLIGQYYIFKHFGLYVDTVNPLVALSLTYLYNVSIKAYFEARQRSFITKQFGRYLSPELVREIARSDQEIQLGGIHKELSILFLDVRGFTTLSEQMKPEEVVGFLNMMFDLITTKALDNKGTIDKFIGDAAMILYNAPLDVPNHAYCAVKTAYDIQEGMKQVRKEIEEQYGASISVGIGIHTGEVVVGNIGSFLRVDYTAIGDNVNVAARIESNTTANQVLVSEETYALTKDYFDYQCVGERMMKGKTIAVKLYEVTGIKKRLAIAD
- a CDS encoding quinone-dependent dihydroorotate dehydrogenase; this translates as MIYRHMAKPLLFKLQPETAHHLVIGGLKSASHVPGVEQLLARTYRTKEQPALAVRQFGLRFSNPIGLAAGLDKNAEAVRGFSALGFGFIEVGTVTPKGQPGNEKPRSFRLPPDEALINRMGFNNEGAEAMARRLERLGKRRIPIAVNIGKNKSTPNEQAPDDYRACIQALYPYGDFFVVNISSPNTPGLRNLQHGDDLSQLLAAVLDEMEKQHKALGYAGEVKPVLVKIAPDLENDELGYTLETIAGSGVSGLIATNTTLSREGLRHSNREEAGGLSGKPLRDKSTAVIREAYRLTGGKLPIIGSGGIFAAADAYEKIRAGASLVEVYTAFIYHGPGLIKQLNEGLAALMKQDGFASIAEAVGADHR
- a CDS encoding sodium-dependent transporter, with the protein product MQQRDQWGSRLGFILAAAGSAIGLGNIWRYPYVVYANGGGAFLIPYFFALITAGIPILLLEFGIGRFARGSAPLSLRRLSRRFEWLGWWQVLICFVITTYYVAIVAWSVSYFFYAFDLSWGENTEAFLYGSHLGLPEQALTEQGWQFGGMQWKVLLPMLAVWAGIYYVLYLGVQRGIERMSKWFIPLLLVMMIAFVIRAVTLPGAVGGLNHLFTPDFAKILPPLLGGNNPEWHSVWLAAYGQIFFSLSIAFAIMITYSSYMDRGQEVNNSGIIMAFSNSGFEYLAAIGVFAAIGFMAQATGVSVEEAARAGVGLAFVVFPQIINAFPAFNGLFGALFFLSLVIAGFSSLISIMEVIVAAFMDKFNMKRTTAVTRVVGVCALVSLLYATGSGVIILDIVDHFINSFGIVLSGLVEVLLFGWFFRLSVLREENNAVSDYSIGRWWDWMIKGVTPLVLLYMSFRNFELEFIQAYEGYPAHALITFGWTVVVLTLAAAIGIASRWGWPKQEVLRR
- a CDS encoding GTP pyrophosphokinase; protein product: MDGRDWGKFLLPYEQTVEELKVKFKTLRTELKKREEFSPIEFVTGRVKRISSILEKAKRLHVPMDKLETGIEDIAGIRIMCQFVEDIERVASIIREREDMILVYEKDYIANTKESGYRSYHMIVEYPVQTGLGMKRVLAEIQIRTLAMNFWATIEHSLNYKYRESLPKELRIRLKKAAEAAFKLDEEMSSIREEIIRAQQLFEDRSNLVSTILSDIQELYFYHRIREAVTFQLQFNELWDNEDIWGLKTLSEQIRASLARAQKEQT
- a CDS encoding FecR domain-containing protein, with the protein product MTGIKMKRWIAAMVSVVMLYGLLAGAFAPQADAATARIAKIVSVTGDVQITKSGGTKPYKAFSGLYLNQGDHIKTGKNSSLVLEVEDRKDEVTVGANAELYVSQLKEDDGSKNTSLKVWSGSVWTKASSLVDTKDTFEVETPTAVMGVRGTQFSVNVDPKTGRMSVTVNAGIVQVHPSIPSPGSSRNADGNAPIVPSNPITSVFPGMQADVYENPLSGDISHVLSYLDLDDLAGLADPAIIEAMIRNKNVADQENEKLLEKFKQDLDNHTPPGLDLDEQEQLDNYREMLDHLTGNILKTAIEKGTVDEQTIEDIVNKTQQQIGSEFELDYKNPPAPKLTSQQQAMKERALEEKRRQQQQLQQKEQMKEQQRQNQQNLLNQIMQEQQRQQEQNEQKAEQKQQNALDKYLNSLTEQERERLLKEIEARENAQNQQPTSPSGGGGSSSPGRPSPPANTGTELNGTGIYTGSVTARVNSGNATYGPVSGMRTIDGNVTITGNTSGDIALRNLMIAGDLIVDATNASVLLQETVVVEGETIIRDVSSRTLTSQATHGGKLEVQDSNGAGLHLSGAASEALVDITGDGEVALRGEFLHLVKVTGAAMLKIDADARISQLEILSSDAQLENEGWIGDILYPSDLEVHGSVLLEVEKIIQRKIAAVNAADSLDSMREALHALGLGHEMSEAAIEYMLAHRPETGFSTYEQILKAVQQAIDHEVPGTEPYVAYFGSSPIMDPSAIKVEVAGADVLYALDMHALVASSTPNLNPDVSLLEKMVTDGIAKKFNVPSGQTSMNLNLSPLTSYYQVNLIIFAARGDQVSKPTRSIAVPGEDVYFGNINGSVTLTEPAPAGGVRVMVFARYSYEYEWSLRQPIMDEAADVSLENYTFVDIAEGETAASYNLRVNRYGSSYVVGYSIVSELPEDSLLLKQGYAGHDDTMVSYAHAEQARFIHFPHQTEDEPVEQVSLTVASGVAVTGTVQVHANKLGGSDTVYVLAENEQGQAGFASVAVTGTAPVPFKVIAPEGSSYRMLYFLSNEYVLDNAYYYGEAGAYTRNLQQAAWVDSADSVNLVLPDDEISIAPLEFSETGFGFTFTPIEGADQYQFKLYDEYGTRFWLTPESVTAEEAAASQFTIYIDELMSEREEGLMPNRTYYLSVAAYADEGSGLVAAGVGRMYSGVLYSKPYVLSSAPFENSQAVPTDAIFTLTYNEPVTVSQIDNGFVLLSSDGIPTVGVSAEVQGDGTKVIVSFDQELVADSYYILQANPRAVRNSHGVSSGLFELAFHTAITNVQVPSVTSTVYEDSLHVSWVADGSMAVTRYDVWVNNEWKGTTEGTSFDLAGQFAATDLAILVRAYDGQTVVAETELFPAFNPVRYFNAQAGFYDGIILFFEFEEVAGAASYVIYNDLYGSGQMNRTVKSEPGQVQVNTPGRVIIIAVDETGRVMAKSEIQYTIDYQSI